Proteins from a genomic interval of Euleptes europaea isolate rEulEur1 chromosome 18, rEulEur1.hap1, whole genome shotgun sequence:
- the LOC130490181 gene encoding zinc finger protein 581-like, whose translation MELQRHSKSTEDPHRPTETMERPPLPDPTNNMGHIKLELEDEAGGVQVSPPKLSRPPVPSPAGALLQGLNGLPGAGKRAHIPVGTTSKEQGETSRLGRYLLIDSQGLPYTVLVEEGVGTAGAPAGGPEGGGSGGALRKVYCCPVCSRTFEYLSYLQRHSITHSESKPHVCRACGKAFKRTSHLERHKYTHSGRKPHQCPICQRSFRDSGELSHHQRVHTGERPYQCEACHMRFGERNTLQRHIRRKHRLQLLPAP comes from the coding sequence ATGGAGCTGCAGAGACATTCCAAGTCTACAGAGGATCCCCATAGACCAACTGAAACCATGGAACGCCCCCCTCTGCCAGACCCCACAAATAACATGGGGCACATCAAGCTGGAGCTGGAGGATGAGGCAGGGGGTGTCCAAGTTTCCCCTCCGAAACTGTCTCGCCCACCAGTGCCTTCTCCTGCGGGCGCCCTTCTTCAGGGTTTGAACGGGCTGCCCGGAGCAGGCAAACGGGCCCACATTCCCGTAGGGACCACCAGCAAGGAACAAGGAGAAACTTCTCGACTGGGGCGCTACTTGCTGATTGACAGCCAGGGGCTCCCCTACACAGTACTGGTGGAAGAGGGGGTGGGGACAGCGGGGGCGCCCGCAGGAGGCCCAGAGGGCGGAGGGAGTGGGGGGGCCTTGCGCAAGGTGTACTGCTGCCCGGTCTGCTCGAGAACATTCGAATACCTGTCTTACCTGCAGCGCCACAGCATCACCCATTCGGAGAGCAAGCCCCACGTTTGCCGAGCGTGCGGCAAGGCCTTCAAGCGCACGTCCCACTTGGAGCGCCACAAGTACACCCACTCCGGCCGCAAGCCCCACCAGTGCCCCATCTGCCAGCGTAGCTTCCGTGACTCTGGGGAGCTCTCGCACCACCAGCGGGTGCACACGGGCGAGCGGCCCTACCAATGCGAAGCGTGCCACATGCGCTTTGGCGAGCGCAACACCCTCCAGAGGCACATCCGCCGGAAGCATCGTCTACAGCTCCTCCCCGCACCCTAG